One genomic window of Glycine soja cultivar W05 chromosome 9, ASM419377v2, whole genome shotgun sequence includes the following:
- the LOC114368988 gene encoding UV-B-induced protein At3g17800, chloroplastic-like isoform X1, producing the protein MLVSGAISDVLVVLPPSTSLRLPEFRHLHVFAVSDAKGFVSGGFLKSCPSSYNPKHYHELYNFRARGLVARASADSRDNLVPFAPLQLESPVGQLLEKISNTHPHLLTAVIDQQLENLQNVRDAQKESDPSQDSLYKRIAEVKDKEKRITLEEIIYCSIVHKFLENNISMIPKISATSDPTGRVDLWPNQELKLEAVHSPEALEMIQSHLSLVLGDRLVGPLQTVVQISKIKLGKLYAASIMYGYFLKRVDERFQLERSMGILPKDFGKAKSYDEPSPGIKLWDPDSLITVQDYDDEGYNDSDYMDTDEDKSFRLRAYVMQLDAETLQRLATVRSKEAISLIEKQTQALFGRPDIRVSDDGSIETSNDELLSLTFSGLTMLVLEAIAFGSFLWDKENYVESKYPFLNE; encoded by the exons atgcttgtTTCGGGTGCTATCAGCGACGTTTTGGTGGTGCTTCCGCCTTCGACATCTCTTAGACTCCCGGAATTTCgccatttgcatgtttttgcGGTTTCTGACGCCAAGGGTTTTGTTTCTGGTGGATTTCTTAAA AGCTGTCCTTCATCTTACAATCCCAAGCACTATCATGAACTCTACAATTTCCGAGCTAGAGGCTTAGTTGCAAGGGCATCAGCTGATTCGAGGGATAATTTGGTGCCATTTGCTCCTCTCCAATTGGAGTCACCAGTTGGTCAACTTCtggaaaaaatctcaaataccCATCCACATCTACTAACAGCAGTCATTGATCAACAACTAGAGAATCTTCAGAATGTTAGAGATGCTCAGAAAGAATCTGATCCATCTCAGGATTCCCTTTACAA GAGGATAGCGGAAGTCAAAGATAAAGAAAAGCGTATAACATTGGAAGAGATAATATACTGCTCAATTGTACATAAATTTTTAGAGAACAACATTTCTATGATACCAAAAATATCAGCAACATCAGATCCTACTGGTCGAGTGGATTTATGGCCAAATCAAGAGCTGAAACTAGAAGCGGTTCATTCTCCAGAGGCATTGGAGATGATTCAGAGTCACTTATCTCTGGTACTAGGAGATCGCCTTGTGGGTCCTCTCCAGACAGTTGTTcaaattagtaaaattaaactGGGAAAGTTGTATGCTGCTTCTATAATGTATGGATACTTTCTTAAACGAGTTGATGAACGGTTTCAACTTGAGAGGTCAATGGGAATCCTCCCCAAGGATTTTGGAAAAGCTAAAAGTTACGATGAACCATCACCGGGTATCAAGCTTTGGGATCCTGATTCCTTGATCACAGTACAAGATTATGACGATGAGGGTTATAATGACAGTGATTACATGGATACTGATGAAGACAAATCTTTCAGACTAAGAGCTTATGTGATGCAGTTGGACGCAGAGACACTTCAGAGACTTGCTACTGTACGATCGAAGGAGGCTATATCATTGATTGAAAAGCAAACTCAGGCCCTGTTTGGAAGGCCAGATATTCGTGTCTCCGACGATGGTTCAATTGAAACATCCAATGATGAATTGCTTTCACTCACTTTCTCGGGCCTGACTATGCTAGTTTTGGAGGCAATTGCTTTTGGATCATTCCTATGGGACAAAGAAAACTATGTTGAATCCAAGTACCCTTTTCTTAATGAGTAG
- the LOC114368988 gene encoding UV-B-induced protein At3g17800, chloroplastic-like isoform X2, with protein MHDTRCSHDTCSGCNSGWSRKCEPEEFCNSCPSSYNPKHYHELYNFRARGLVARASADSRDNLVPFAPLQLESPVGQLLEKISNTHPHLLTAVIDQQLENLQNVRDAQKESDPSQDSLYKRIAEVKDKEKRITLEEIIYCSIVHKFLENNISMIPKISATSDPTGRVDLWPNQELKLEAVHSPEALEMIQSHLSLVLGDRLVGPLQTVVQISKIKLGKLYAASIMYGYFLKRVDERFQLERSMGILPKDFGKAKSYDEPSPGIKLWDPDSLITVQDYDDEGYNDSDYMDTDEDKSFRLRAYVMQLDAETLQRLATVRSKEAISLIEKQTQALFGRPDIRVSDDGSIETSNDELLSLTFSGLTMLVLEAIAFGSFLWDKENYVESKYPFLNE; from the exons ATGCATGATACACGATGCAGCCATGACACCTGTAGCGGCTGCAATAGCGGATGGAGTCGTAAGTGTGAACCTGAGGAATTCTGCAAT AGCTGTCCTTCATCTTACAATCCCAAGCACTATCATGAACTCTACAATTTCCGAGCTAGAGGCTTAGTTGCAAGGGCATCAGCTGATTCGAGGGATAATTTGGTGCCATTTGCTCCTCTCCAATTGGAGTCACCAGTTGGTCAACTTCtggaaaaaatctcaaataccCATCCACATCTACTAACAGCAGTCATTGATCAACAACTAGAGAATCTTCAGAATGTTAGAGATGCTCAGAAAGAATCTGATCCATCTCAGGATTCCCTTTACAA GAGGATAGCGGAAGTCAAAGATAAAGAAAAGCGTATAACATTGGAAGAGATAATATACTGCTCAATTGTACATAAATTTTTAGAGAACAACATTTCTATGATACCAAAAATATCAGCAACATCAGATCCTACTGGTCGAGTGGATTTATGGCCAAATCAAGAGCTGAAACTAGAAGCGGTTCATTCTCCAGAGGCATTGGAGATGATTCAGAGTCACTTATCTCTGGTACTAGGAGATCGCCTTGTGGGTCCTCTCCAGACAGTTGTTcaaattagtaaaattaaactGGGAAAGTTGTATGCTGCTTCTATAATGTATGGATACTTTCTTAAACGAGTTGATGAACGGTTTCAACTTGAGAGGTCAATGGGAATCCTCCCCAAGGATTTTGGAAAAGCTAAAAGTTACGATGAACCATCACCGGGTATCAAGCTTTGGGATCCTGATTCCTTGATCACAGTACAAGATTATGACGATGAGGGTTATAATGACAGTGATTACATGGATACTGATGAAGACAAATCTTTCAGACTAAGAGCTTATGTGATGCAGTTGGACGCAGAGACACTTCAGAGACTTGCTACTGTACGATCGAAGGAGGCTATATCATTGATTGAAAAGCAAACTCAGGCCCTGTTTGGAAGGCCAGATATTCGTGTCTCCGACGATGGTTCAATTGAAACATCCAATGATGAATTGCTTTCACTCACTTTCTCGGGCCTGACTATGCTAGTTTTGGAGGCAATTGCTTTTGGATCATTCCTATGGGACAAAGAAAACTATGTTGAATCCAAGTACCCTTTTCTTAATGAGTAG
- the LOC114368987 gene encoding protein IWS1 homolog 1-like has protein sequence MGYEDNPYRDEDGEPLMDYDDVQSDREPSPEPRHQLDDFEEDVDEWRGRDRSQTPVYDTDPSRSKPRKRLIKKSDAGKQAVEPELEDEDVEGYVPEGVFDEGDAGRKRKKGKEGGSGKKEKRMKGEKSFGSGGAKSGSKFGSGKKGFGGKAGKDHDGEVKEMWDTIAGGDSEDDQEGLRNVDDDNFIDDTGVEPAYYGSDEPRSPGDAPQAEEGEEDEEIKDLFKIGKKKKKNERSPAEIAYLVETVMAELEVTAEEDAELNRQGKPAVNKLKKLNLLTEVLSKKQLQLEFLDHGVLTLLKNWLEPLPDGSLPNINIRTEVLKILNDFPIDLEQYDRREQLKKSGLGKVIMFLSKSDEEINVNRKLAKELVDKWSRPIFNKSTRFEDMRNVEDDRVPYRRPSVKKPANKAAGMESRDSDLDLELSQPRSGQSSSRQHASRPEATPLDFVVRPQSKIDPEEIRARAKQAAQDQQRMKMNKKLQQLRAPKKKQLQATKLSVEGRGMIKYL, from the exons ATGGGTTACGAAGACAATCC GTATCGCGACGAGGACGGAGAGCCCTTGATGGACTACGACGACGTTCAATCCGATCGCGAGCCATCTCCCGAGCCTCGCCACCAGCTCGACGATTTCGAGGAGGATGTCGACGAGTGGCGCGGCCGCGATCGGTCTCAGACGCCGGTCTACGACACCGATCCGTCGCGGTCGAAGCCGCGGAAAAGGCTGATCAAGAAGAGCGATGCCGGGAAGCAGGCGGTGGAGCCGGAGCTTGAGGACGAGGACGTGGAGGGGTATGTTCCGGAGGGGGTGTTCGACGAGGGGGACGCtgggaggaagaggaagaagggtAAGGAGGGTGGGAGtgggaagaaggagaagaggatGAAGGGAGAGAAGAGTTTTGGGAGTGGCGGTGCGAAGAGTGGGTCCAAATTTGGGAGTGGAAAGAAAGGGTTTGGTGGGAAGGCAGGGAAGGATCATGATGGTGAAGttaaggagatgtgggatacaaTTGCTGGGGGAGATTCTGAG GATGATCAAGAGGGTCTCAGGAATGTGGATGATGACAACTTTATTGATGACACTGGAGTGGAACCTGCTTATTATGGTAGTGATGAACCACGTTCTCCCGGTGATGCTCCCCAG GCAGAGGAGGGTGAAGAGGACGAAGAAATTAAGGATCTTTTCAAGATAggtaagaaaaagaagaagaatgagaGAAGTCCTGCAGAAATAGCTTATTTAGTTGAGACTGTCATGGCTGAGCTTGAGGTTACAGCTGAGGAGGATGCTGAACTTAATAGACAGGGGAAGCCTGCCGTTAATAAACTCAAGAAGTTGAATCTTCTTACAGAAGTCCTCTCAAA GAAACAGCTTCAACTGGAGTTTTTAGATCATGGAGTGCTAACTTTATTGAAGAATTGGCTTGAGCCACttcctgatggaagcttgccAAATATAAATATACGCACAGAAGTTTTGAAGATATTGAATGAT TTTCCTATAGATCTAGAGCAGTATGATAGAAGAGAACAGCTGAAGAAGAGTGGTCTTGGGAAG GTCATTATGTTTCTATCGAAGTCTGATGAAGAAATCAATGTGAATAGGAAACTAGCCAAGGAGCTGGTTGATAAGTGG AGCCGGCCTATATTTAATAAGAGTACCCGGTTTGAAGACATGAGAAATGTGGAGGATGATAGGGTTCCTTATAGGAGACCATCAGTTAAAAA GCCGGCAAATAAAGCTGCAGGAATGGAATCTAGAGACAGTGATCTTGATTTAGAACTTTCACA GCCTAGGTCTGGACAGTCCTCTTCTAGGCAGCATGCATCAAGGCCGGAAGCAACACCTTTGGATTTTGTGGTCCGGCCCCAGTCTAAAATTGATCCAGAAGAAATTAGAGCACGAGCAAAACAAGCTGCACAAGATCAGCAGCGTATGAAG ATGAATAAGAAATTGCAGCAATTGAGGGCACCAAAAAAGAAGCAGCTTCAGGCTACAAAATTGAGCGTGGAAGGTCGTGGTatgatcaaatatttataa